The following are encoded together in the Citrobacter arsenatis genome:
- a CDS encoding REP-associated tyrosine transposase, with protein MSNYRRNYINGGTWFFTVNLQDRRSHLLTANIHALRCAIAAVKTARPFRINAWVVLPEHMHCIWTLPDNDADFSSRWRDIKKHFTHSLSARHIWQSRFWEHTIRDEHDYRQHVDYIYINPVKHCWVKQVHAWPFSTFHRDVRRGLYPQNWAGEIMDFNVGERA; from the coding sequence ATGTCCAACTATCGACGAAATTATATCAATGGGGGAACCTGGTTTTTTACGGTGAACCTACAGGACCGTCGAAGCCATCTTCTGACAGCCAACATTCACGCGCTTCGTTGTGCAATCGCTGCGGTCAAAACGGCTAGACCATTTCGGATCAATGCGTGGGTCGTATTACCGGAGCATATGCATTGTATATGGACGTTACCTGACAATGATGCGGATTTTTCCTCTCGCTGGCGGGACATTAAGAAGCATTTCACCCACTCATTGTCTGCACGACATATCTGGCAATCTCGCTTTTGGGAGCACACCATCCGTGATGAGCACGATTATCGCCAGCATGTTGATTATATTTACATTAACCCGGTGAAGCACTGTTGGGTTAAACAGGTACATGCCTGGCCATTTTCAACATTTCATCGCGACGTGAGGCGTGGTTTGTACCCGCAAAATTGGGCCGGTGAAATAATGGATTTTAATGTGGGAGAACGTGCCTGA
- the ghxP gene encoding guanine/hypoxanthine transporter GhxP — MSTPSARTGGSLDAWFKISLRGSTVRQEVVAGLTTFLAMVYSVIVVPGMLGKAGFPPAAVFVATCLVAGVGSIVMGLWANLPLAIGCAISLTAFTAFSLVLGQHISVPVALGAVFLMGVLFTIISATGIRSWILRNLPQGVAHGTGIGIGLFLLLIAANGVGLVIKNPLDGLPVALGDFDTFPVIMSLIGLAVIIGLEKLKVPGGILLTIIGISIVGLIFDPAVHFSGIFAMPSLSDENGNSLIGSLDIMGALNPIVLPSVLALVMTAVFDATGTIRAVAGQANLLDKDGQIIDGGKALTTDSLSSVFSGLVGAAPAAVYIESAAGTAAGGKTGLTAITVGVLFLLILFLSPLSYLVPVYATAPALMYVGLLMLSNVAKIDFADFVDAMAGLVTAVFIVLTCNIVTGIMIGFATLVIGRIVSGEWRKLNIGTVVIAIALVAFYAGGWAI, encoded by the coding sequence ATGTCTACGCCTTCAGCGCGTACCGGCGGCTCACTCGACGCCTGGTTTAAAATTTCGCTCCGCGGCAGTACCGTTCGTCAGGAAGTCGTTGCCGGATTAACGACCTTCCTGGCCATGGTCTACTCCGTTATCGTAGTTCCGGGGATGCTGGGGAAAGCTGGTTTCCCGCCTGCCGCTGTATTTGTGGCGACCTGTCTGGTCGCGGGCGTCGGTTCTATTGTGATGGGGCTGTGGGCAAATCTGCCGCTGGCGATTGGCTGTGCCATTTCTCTGACCGCGTTTACCGCATTCAGTCTGGTACTGGGCCAACATATCAGCGTGCCCGTTGCTCTCGGCGCAGTATTCCTGATGGGTGTCCTGTTTACCATCATCTCCGCGACTGGTATTCGTAGCTGGATCCTGCGCAATCTACCGCAGGGAGTTGCGCACGGTACGGGGATTGGTATCGGCCTGTTCCTGCTGCTGATTGCGGCAAACGGCGTTGGTCTGGTGATTAAAAACCCGCTGGACGGCCTGCCGGTTGCGCTGGGCGACTTCGATACCTTCCCGGTGATCATGTCGCTGATTGGTCTGGCGGTGATTATTGGTCTCGAAAAACTGAAAGTACCGGGCGGCATCCTGCTGACCATTATCGGTATTTCCATCGTCGGCCTGATTTTTGACCCAGCCGTACATTTCTCCGGTATTTTTGCCATGCCGTCGCTGAGTGACGAGAATGGTAACTCGCTGATTGGCAGCCTGGATATTATGGGCGCGCTGAATCCGATCGTACTGCCGAGCGTGCTGGCGCTGGTCATGACCGCTGTCTTCGATGCGACCGGAACCATCCGCGCGGTGGCCGGACAGGCGAACCTGCTGGATAAAGACGGACAGATTATTGACGGTGGCAAAGCGCTGACCACCGACTCACTGAGCAGCGTGTTCTCTGGTCTGGTGGGGGCTGCTCCGGCGGCAGTTTATATTGAATCCGCAGCGGGTACGGCGGCAGGCGGTAAAACCGGTCTGACGGCGATCACCGTTGGCGTACTGTTCCTGCTGATCCTGTTCCTTTCTCCGCTCTCTTATCTTGTTCCTGTGTACGCAACGGCGCCTGCGCTGATGTATGTGGGTCTGTTGATGCTGAGCAACGTCGCGAAAATCGACTTTGCTGACTTTGTCGACGCTATGGCGGGACTGGTAACGGCCGTATTTATCGTGCTGACCTGTAACATCGTTACCGGCATTATGATTGGCTTTGCTACCCTGGTGATTGGCCGTATCGTCTCTGGCGAATGGCGCAAATTGAACATCGGTACGGTGGTCATTGCCATCGCGCTGGTGGCCTTCTACGCTGGTGGTTGGGCTATCTGA
- a CDS encoding Na+/H+ antiporter: protein MEIFFTILIMTLVVSLSGVFTRVLPFQLPLPLMQIAIGALLAWPTFGLHVEFDPELFLVLFIPPLLFADGWKTPTREFLEHGREIFGLALALVLVTVVGIGFMIYWLVPGIPLIPAFALAAVLSPTDAVALSGIVGEGRIPKKIMGILQGEALMNDASGLVSLKFAVAVAMGTMVFTVGGATLEFFKVAIGGILAGFVVSWLYGRSLRFLSRWGGDEPATQIVLLFLLPFASYLIAEHIGVSGILAAVAAGMTITRSGVMRRAPLAMRLRANSTWAMLEFVFNGMVFLLLGLQLPGILESSLAAAEADPNVEIWMLFTDIVLIYVALMLVRFGWLWTMKKFSLRFLKKKPMEFGSWTTREILIASFAGVRGAITLAGVLSIPLLLPDGSGFPARYELIFLAAGVILFSLFVGVVMLPILLQHLEVADHSQQQKEERIARAATAEVAIVAIQKMEERLAADSEENIDNQLLTEVSSRVIGNLRRRADGRNDVESSMQEENLERRFRLAALRSERAELYHLRATREISNETLQKLLHDLDLLEALLIENQ from the coding sequence ATGGAAATCTTTTTCACCATACTCATCATGACCCTTGTGGTCTCGCTGTCGGGGGTATTTACTCGCGTATTGCCCTTCCAACTCCCTTTACCCCTTATGCAGATCGCCATCGGCGCCTTGCTGGCGTGGCCGACGTTTGGTTTGCATGTGGAATTCGATCCTGAGCTGTTTCTGGTTCTCTTCATCCCGCCACTGCTCTTTGCCGATGGTTGGAAGACGCCAACACGTGAGTTTCTCGAGCACGGGCGAGAGATCTTCGGCCTTGCGCTGGCGCTGGTGCTGGTCACGGTGGTCGGGATTGGCTTTATGATTTACTGGCTGGTGCCGGGGATCCCTCTCATCCCGGCCTTTGCGCTGGCCGCCGTCCTGTCACCAACCGATGCCGTGGCGCTTTCCGGCATTGTGGGGGAGGGACGCATACCGAAGAAAATTATGGGTATTCTGCAGGGCGAAGCGTTGATGAACGATGCCTCCGGCCTGGTGTCATTAAAATTTGCCGTCGCCGTGGCGATGGGCACGATGGTGTTTACCGTTGGTGGCGCAACGCTTGAATTCTTCAAGGTTGCGATTGGCGGTATCCTGGCCGGTTTTGTCGTCAGTTGGTTGTACGGGCGCTCCCTGCGTTTTCTCAGCCGCTGGGGTGGCGATGAACCGGCAACGCAAATCGTTCTGCTGTTCCTGCTGCCGTTTGCGTCTTACCTGATTGCGGAACACATTGGTGTCTCCGGCATCCTCGCGGCGGTCGCTGCCGGGATGACGATTACCCGTTCCGGGGTGATGCGTCGCGCGCCGCTGGCGATGCGTTTGCGTGCTAACAGTACCTGGGCGATGCTGGAGTTTGTGTTTAACGGTATGGTGTTCTTGCTGTTAGGGCTGCAGTTGCCGGGCATTCTGGAGTCTTCTTTGGCAGCGGCAGAAGCTGACCCGAATGTTGAAATCTGGATGCTGTTTACCGATATCGTGCTGATTTACGTGGCGCTGATGCTGGTACGTTTTGGCTGGTTGTGGACCATGAAGAAGTTCAGCCTGCGCTTCCTGAAGAAAAAACCGATGGAGTTTGGATCCTGGACGACGCGTGAAATCCTGATTGCCTCGTTTGCGGGCGTGCGTGGGGCGATTACCCTCGCCGGTGTGCTCTCCATTCCGCTGTTGCTACCGGATGGTAGCGGCTTCCCGGCGCGATATGAGCTGATCTTCCTGGCCGCGGGCGTGATTCTGTTCTCGCTGTTTGTTGGCGTGGTGATGTTGCCGATTCTGCTACAGCATCTGGAAGTGGCAGACCATTCGCAGCAGCAGAAAGAGGAACGTATTGCCCGCGCAGCTACGGCGGAAGTGGCGATTGTCGCCATCCAGAAAATGGAGGAGCGTCTGGCTGCGGACAGCGAAGAGAACATCGATAACCAGTTGCTCACCGAGGTGAGTTCACGTGTCATCGGTAACCTGCGTCGACGCGCCGACGGACGCAACGACGTGGAAAGCTCGATGCAGGAAGAAAACCTCGAGCGACGTTTCCGTCTGGCAGCGCTGCGCTCAGAGCGCGCGGAGCTTTATCACCTGCGCGCCACGCGGGAAATCAGCAATGAGACGCTGCAAAAGCTGCTGCACGATCTGGATTTGCTGGAAGCGTTGTTGATCGAGAACCAATAA